The Corvus hawaiiensis isolate bCorHaw1 chromosome 2, bCorHaw1.pri.cur, whole genome shotgun sequence genome includes a window with the following:
- the DIPK2B gene encoding divergent protein kinase domain 2B isoform X2: protein MGVYTLPPSSLLSYSGNYTDDAKSWRLVDITRLTSKYQHDRADKRICTSLLKTKTCSLERALRRTQRFQKWLRAKRLTPDLVQGLSSPMLRCPSQRLLDRIVRRYAEVPDAGSIYMDHLTDRDKLRLLYTLAVNSHPILLQIFPDVEGWPFPRYLGSCGRLVVSASTRPLRDFFGAAPEVAADLALQLLAVLRSMGTNDLNYFFYFTHVDAGTFGVFSNGHLFIRDASTLGIIDKEEGSQLIDGQQEYKDIFSCLTVDCQYPFVSCDSIREKHSLVMVCQELLPKLLTGKFQPPVQEKIDTFLQRCARGLGDDRGVNEAIAELAEILKPLRSCDSRFAYRYPDCRYSDKY, encoded by the exons ATGGGGGTTTATACg CTGCCCCCCAGCTCACTGCTCAGCTACTCGGGCAACTACACCGACGATGCCAAGAGCTGGCGGCTGGTGGACATCACCCGGCTGACCTCCAAGTACCAGCATGACCGGGCGGACAAGCGCATctgcacctccctgctcaagacGAAGACCTGCAGCCTGGAGCGTGCCCTGCGCCGCACCCAGCGCTTCCAGAAGTGGCTGCGGGCCAAGCGCCTCACCCCCGACCTGGTCCAG GGCCTGTCCAGCCCAATGCTGCGCTGCCCATCCCAGCGCCTCCTGGACAGGATCGTGCGGCGCTACGCGGAGGTGCCAGACGCCGGCAGCATCTACATGGATCACCTCACGGACCGGGACAAGCTGCGCCTGCTGTACACCCTGGCAGTGAACTCACACCCCATCCTCCTACAG ATCTTCCCTGACGTGGAGGGCTGGCCCTTCCCACGGTACCTGGGTTCCTGCGGGCGCCTGGTGGTCAGCGCCAGCACCCGGCCCCTGCGCGACTTCTTCGGCGCGGCCCCCGAGGTGGCCGCGGACCTGGCCCTGCAGCTCCTCGCCGTGCTGCGCTCCATGGGCACCAACGACCTCAACTACTTCTTCTACTTCACCCACGTGGATGCTGGCACCTTCGGCGTGTTCAGCAACGGGCATCTGTTCATCCGGGATGCCAGCACGCTGGGCATCATCGACAAGGAGGAAG GGAGCCAGCTGATCGATGGCCAGCAGGAGTATAAAGATATATTCAGCTGCCTGACTGTGGACTGCCAGTATCCATTTGTGTCCTGTGACTCCATCAGGGAGAAGCACAGCCTTGTCATGGTGTGTCAAGAGCTTTTGCCAAAGCTCCTGACGGGGAAATTCCAGCCCCCCGTGCAGGAGAAGATCGACACTTTCCTGCAGCGCTGCGCCCGCGGCCTCGGCGATGACCGCGGTGTCAACGAGGCCATCGCGGAGCTGGCAGAGATCCTGAAACCCCTGCGCTCCTGCGACTCCCGCTTTGCCTACCGCTACCCTGACTGCAGATACAGCGACAAATACTGA